A stretch of the Candidatus Rokuibacteriota bacterium genome encodes the following:
- a CDS encoding glycosyltransferase, translated as MTVMVCTHNRAPSLRHTLEALAAQRSPVAVDWEIVIVDNNSRDETATVVREFAARAPAPVTYLFEPRQGVSWARNAGVAVGKGEVVAFTDDDVRPASDWVAMLWTLLSESKADMIGGRILPDWSGPLPGWLARNRWLYGNLALVDHEHREWLVQERGTLQLWCANLAARRSLLDTIGPFDVTLGRVGTRLKSGEDVDMVRRALAAGAHVLYDPRLVVWHKIPEERMRPSYFRRWHFDGAEGMALRAGPPAGHRLLGVSLFSYRWLLARLAAWLSALCRRRDAFERELDFLAAAGRWWGEWQVSRTGRGRHSP; from the coding sequence ATGACGGTCATGGTGTGCACCCACAACCGTGCGCCCTCGCTGCGCCACACGCTGGAGGCGCTTGCGGCCCAGCGGTCTCCCGTGGCGGTCGACTGGGAAATCGTCATCGTGGACAACAACTCCCGCGACGAGACCGCGACCGTGGTGCGGGAATTCGCCGCCCGGGCTCCGGCACCGGTGACCTACCTCTTCGAGCCCCGGCAGGGCGTGAGCTGGGCCCGGAATGCAGGGGTGGCGGTGGGCAAGGGGGAGGTCGTCGCCTTTACCGATGACGACGTGAGGCCGGCCTCCGACTGGGTCGCGATGCTGTGGACCCTGCTGAGCGAGTCGAAGGCCGACATGATCGGAGGGCGGATCCTGCCCGACTGGTCGGGTCCGCTCCCCGGATGGCTTGCTCGGAATCGGTGGCTCTACGGTAATCTGGCTCTCGTGGACCATGAACACCGGGAGTGGCTGGTGCAGGAGCGTGGAACTCTCCAGCTCTGGTGTGCCAACCTGGCGGCTCGGCGCTCTCTCCTGGACACCATCGGGCCTTTCGACGTCACCCTGGGTCGAGTCGGGACCCGGCTCAAGAGCGGCGAGGACGTGGACATGGTCAGGCGAGCCCTGGCGGCGGGCGCCCATGTCCTGTACGACCCGCGGCTGGTCGTGTGGCACAAGATCCCGGAGGAACGGATGCGCCCATCGTACTTCCGGCGCTGGCACTTCGACGGCGCCGAGGGAATGGCCCTGCGGGCCGGGCCCCCGGCGGGCCACCGGCTCCTTGGCGTCTCCCTCTTCAGCTACCGGTGGCTCCTCGCGCGGCTGGCGGCCTGGCTCTCCGCTCTCTGCCGGCGGCGGGACGCCTTCGAGCGCGAGCTGGACTTCCTCGCCGCTGCCGGCCGCTGGTGGGGGGAGTGGCAGGTATCGAGGACCGGTCGGGGGCGGCACTCTCCATGA
- a CDS encoding putative O-glycosylation ligase, exosortase A system-associated, with product MSGLRDVVFTILLLGLVPVSFRRPWVGVLAWSWIAYMAPHQLTWGFGRVLPVAMLIGVATLAGFLLTKDRKPVPRVTGTVLMTALAAHFTLTTLLAHNPTLAAGKLDWVLKSMLMTFVTMALFQDRARLRALYLVMALSLGFYGFKGGLWVLRTGGGEVVQGPGTTFFADNNTLGLALCMVLPLLLYLSREEPRRWLKLLLRATFALTIIAILFTYSRGAFLGLTVILAILIWRSPWRLRFAVAIVVAALVAAPLLPERLWLRLGSISDQESAETRDQSAAGRIEAWSVAWNLALSRPFTGAGFRAFHNAEIWDRYHPGLYVKVRDAHSLYFEVLGEHGFLGFALYMALLLNTLVHLRRIRKRWRGDPEHGYLSRYAEMTQLSLYPFLVAGAFLTVAYFDLYQHLIGTSIVLQTLAARAEAAEAAAVTVPRTARLQPFRGRRHGAPVPSRTRHA from the coding sequence ATGAGCGGGCTCAGGGACGTCGTCTTCACCATTCTTCTCCTGGGGCTGGTGCCGGTGAGCTTCAGGCGCCCCTGGGTGGGCGTGCTGGCCTGGTCGTGGATCGCGTACATGGCCCCCCATCAGCTCACGTGGGGCTTCGGGCGCGTGCTCCCGGTCGCCATGCTCATCGGGGTCGCCACCCTCGCCGGATTCCTGCTCACCAAGGACCGCAAGCCCGTCCCCCGCGTCACCGGCACCGTCCTCATGACGGCCCTCGCCGCTCACTTCACGCTGACGACCCTCCTCGCCCACAACCCGACGCTGGCCGCGGGCAAGCTGGACTGGGTCCTCAAGTCCATGCTGATGACCTTCGTGACGATGGCGCTCTTCCAGGACCGCGCCCGCCTCCGAGCCCTCTACCTGGTGATGGCGCTGTCGCTGGGCTTCTACGGCTTCAAGGGCGGGCTGTGGGTGCTCCGCACCGGCGGCGGCGAGGTGGTGCAGGGTCCCGGCACCACCTTCTTCGCCGACAACAACACCCTGGGGCTCGCCCTCTGCATGGTGCTGCCGCTGCTGCTCTACCTGTCGCGGGAGGAGCCGCGCCGGTGGCTCAAGCTGCTCCTGCGCGCGACCTTCGCCCTCACCATCATCGCCATCCTGTTCACCTACTCCCGGGGCGCCTTTCTCGGCCTGACGGTGATCCTGGCTATCCTCATCTGGCGCTCCCCCTGGCGCCTGCGGTTTGCCGTCGCGATCGTCGTCGCCGCACTCGTCGCCGCGCCCTTGCTCCCGGAGCGCCTGTGGCTGCGCCTCGGCTCCATCTCCGACCAGGAGAGCGCCGAGACGCGCGACCAGTCCGCCGCGGGACGCATCGAGGCCTGGAGCGTCGCCTGGAACCTGGCGCTCAGCCGCCCGTTCACCGGCGCCGGTTTCCGCGCCTTCCACAACGCGGAGATCTGGGACAGGTACCACCCCGGGCTCTACGTCAAGGTCCGGGACGCCCACAGCCTGTACTTCGAGGTCCTGGGCGAGCATGGCTTCCTCGGCTTTGCCCTCTACATGGCGCTCCTGCTCAACACGCTCGTCCACCTCAGGCGGATCCGGAAGCGCTGGCGGGGCGATCCCGAGCACGGCTACCTGTCCCGCTACGCCGAGATGACCCAGCTGTCCCTGTATCCCTTCCTGGTGGCGGGGGCCTTCCTCACCGTCGCCTACTTCGATCTCTACCAGCACCTCATCGGTACCAGCATCGTGCTGCAGACCCTGGCGGCGCGGGCGGAGGCGGCGGAGGCGGCGGCGGTCACCGTGCCCCGGACCGCCCGGCTCCAGCCCTTCCGGGGCCGCCGGCACGGCGCGCCCGTTCCATCGAGGACACGCCATGCTTGA
- a CDS encoding ABC transporter permease, protein MLEMIADLWRHRDLIVSFARRDIKARYKQTVLGIAWAVLQPLSMMVVFTLVFSLFAKIPSDGLPYPIFAYSGLIFWTYFASAISGGTTTMVGNSSLIRKIHFPRATLLVAVLIAGSLDLLVSASLFLAMMAYYHVAVTLTALWALPLLVVQMLFALGVASLTSAAHVNFRDIGHGLPLLLQLWMFASPVAYPISVIPEWLLPFYLLNPMAPIIDGYRRALLHGVAPDLAAVGLSALAVTLFAILALSVFRRAERTFADVI, encoded by the coding sequence ATGCTTGAGATGATCGCCGACCTCTGGCGCCATCGCGACCTGATCGTCAGCTTCGCGCGCCGCGACATCAAGGCGCGCTACAAGCAGACGGTGCTGGGCATCGCCTGGGCCGTGCTGCAGCCGCTGTCCATGATGGTCGTCTTCACCCTGGTCTTCTCCCTCTTCGCGAAGATCCCGAGCGACGGCCTGCCCTATCCGATCTTCGCGTACAGCGGCCTCATCTTCTGGACCTACTTCGCCAGCGCCATCAGCGGCGGCACCACCACCATGGTGGGGAACTCCTCCCTGATCCGGAAGATCCACTTCCCGCGGGCGACGCTCCTCGTGGCCGTCCTCATCGCGGGCTCCCTCGATCTCCTGGTGTCCGCGTCCCTCTTCCTCGCCATGATGGCGTACTACCACGTCGCCGTGACGCTCACCGCCCTCTGGGCGCTCCCTCTGCTCGTGGTCCAGATGCTCTTCGCCCTCGGTGTCGCGAGTCTCACCTCGGCCGCACACGTCAACTTCCGCGACATCGGTCACGGCCTGCCGCTGCTCCTCCAGCTCTGGATGTTCGCGAGCCCCGTCGCCTACCCGATCAGCGTCATCCCGGAGTGGCTCCTGCCCTTCTACCTCCTCAATCCGATGGCGCCCATCATCGACGGCTACCGACGGGCCCTCCTCCACGGCGTGGCGCCCGATCTGGCTGCCGTCGGGCTCAGCGCCCTCGCCGTCACCCTCTTCGCGATCCTCGCCCTGTCCGTCTTCAGGCGGGCGGAGCGCACCTTCGCCGATGTCATCTGA
- a CDS encoding ABC transporter ATP-binding protein yields the protein MMPTQDTTVELDKVSKRYRLRRGWYVTSIRDEVGRLTARLMGRPAPPREEFWALRDVTFSLKRGDVLGLVGANGAGKSTLLKILSGVTVPTLGTFSATGRLGALIEVGAGFHPELTGRENIFLNGTIMGMPRREVQGKFDRIVSFAEIERFIDTPIKFYSSGMQMRLGFSVAAHTDPDILLIDEILAVGDASFQAKCLNKLAELKDQDKTIILVSHNLTNITEHSRVVAWLDRGKLRMIGEPESVVNAYLEHVTAGMTSADAGTASVRGDNPQVSILSVATRDAQETARTTFDRGDTVLVDITYAAAAAVPGAVFGVSVHDVHGYPLGGIVTDPDCIKITAPSERAVLRLTLDPLLFNRGTYTFSVHVQDPRLKKYYDLRRRAARITIDGQRASGRDATGYIHYPHQWEQLR from the coding sequence ATGATGCCCACCCAGGACACGACGGTCGAGCTGGACAAGGTCTCCAAGCGCTACCGGCTCCGGCGAGGCTGGTACGTGACGTCCATCAGGGACGAGGTTGGGCGCCTCACCGCCCGGCTGATGGGCCGGCCCGCGCCGCCCCGGGAGGAGTTCTGGGCGCTCCGGGACGTGACGTTCTCCCTCAAGCGGGGCGACGTGCTGGGCCTCGTCGGCGCCAACGGAGCAGGCAAGAGCACGCTCCTGAAGATCCTCTCCGGCGTCACGGTGCCGACCCTTGGCACCTTCAGCGCCACGGGACGCCTGGGGGCGCTCATCGAGGTGGGGGCCGGCTTCCACCCCGAGCTGACCGGCCGCGAGAACATCTTCCTCAACGGCACCATCATGGGGATGCCCCGGCGCGAGGTGCAGGGCAAGTTCGACCGCATCGTCAGCTTCGCGGAGATCGAGCGCTTCATCGACACGCCGATCAAGTTCTACTCCTCGGGCATGCAGATGCGGCTGGGCTTCTCGGTGGCCGCCCACACCGACCCCGATATCCTGCTGATCGACGAGATCCTGGCGGTGGGCGACGCCTCCTTCCAGGCCAAGTGCCTCAACAAGCTGGCCGAGCTGAAGGACCAGGACAAGACGATCATCCTGGTGTCCCACAACCTCACCAACATCACCGAGCACTCGAGGGTCGTGGCCTGGCTCGACCGGGGGAAGCTCAGGATGATCGGGGAGCCCGAGAGCGTCGTGAACGCGTACCTCGAGCATGTGACGGCCGGCATGACCTCGGCCGACGCCGGGACGGCATCCGTGCGCGGGGACAATCCGCAGGTCTCCATCCTGTCCGTGGCCACCCGGGACGCTCAGGAGACCGCGCGCACGACCTTCGATCGCGGCGACACCGTGCTCGTGGACATCACCTACGCGGCGGCGGCGGCGGTCCCGGGCGCCGTCTTCGGAGTCTCGGTCCACGACGTCCACGGCTACCCCCTGGGCGGCATCGTCACGGATCCGGACTGCATCAAGATCACCGCGCCCTCGGAGCGCGCGGTGCTGCGGTTGACGCTCGACCCGCTCCTCTTCAACCGCGGCACCTACACGTTCTCTGTCCACGTCCAGGATCCGCGCCTCAAGAAGTACTACGACCTGAGGCGGCGGGCGGCCCGGATCACGATCGATGGCCAGCGGGCCTCGGGGCGAGACGCCACCGGATACATCCACTACCCGCACCAGTGGGAGCAACTGCGATGA
- the asnB gene encoding asparagine synthase (glutamine-hydrolyzing), with amino-acid sequence MCGIAGIVDVGGALVEPALLQAMTRVQAHRGPDGEGFVHRGAAGLGHRRLAIIDLATGDQPMANDDDSMWIVFNGEIYNYREIRADLQARGARFRTSSDTEVILRAYEAEGPACVHRLRGMFAFAILDGRARRLFLARDRTGIKPLVYAWDGRRLHFASELKALLEDPGLSRELDLQALGDYFTHHYIPAPRTIFRAIRKLPPASTLLLPLDGGEPVISRYWRLRFAPDDAVGEREWIARLRAHLTDAVESHMVSDVPIGAFLSGGMDSSTVVALMARASSRPIRTFSIGFDEADFDELGFARQLAAHYGTDHYEMVVKPSALEVLPRLAWQLDEPFADSSAIPTYYVSKITREHVTVALSGDGGDESFAGYRRYARAQALHERLDRGLLAGTRPALRLLSRLMPAGARGQGYAGLLGAGPVDRYFRLITGQRRETLRRLLADELAPVADGATDPAPFRRLAADSGARDYVSALQWIDIETYLPDDILTKVDRTSMLVSLESRVPLLDHRLMEFVGTIPLSLKLRQGAGKYILKQAMAGLLPPDILTRRKMGFGVPLGSWFRNELREMTRDLLLSPRARQRGLVRPAAVEELLRIHDGGRDCSPRLWALLSLELWCREWLDRPPARTAGETP; translated from the coding sequence ATGTGCGGGATCGCAGGGATCGTCGACGTCGGGGGCGCGCTGGTGGAGCCGGCGCTGCTCCAGGCCATGACCCGGGTGCAGGCCCACCGGGGCCCTGACGGGGAGGGGTTCGTCCACCGTGGGGCCGCGGGGCTCGGCCATCGACGGCTCGCCATCATCGATCTGGCCACCGGGGACCAGCCCATGGCCAATGACGACGACTCCATGTGGATCGTCTTCAATGGCGAGATCTACAATTACCGGGAGATCCGCGCCGATCTCCAGGCCCGCGGGGCGCGCTTCCGCACCAGCTCGGACACGGAAGTGATCCTGCGGGCCTACGAAGCCGAGGGTCCCGCCTGCGTCCACCGGCTCCGCGGCATGTTCGCCTTCGCCATCCTCGACGGGCGGGCCCGCCGCCTCTTTCTCGCCCGCGACAGGACCGGCATCAAGCCCCTCGTTTACGCCTGGGACGGCCGCCGCCTGCACTTCGCCTCGGAGCTGAAGGCCCTCCTTGAGGATCCCGGCCTCTCCCGGGAGCTCGATCTGCAGGCCCTGGGCGACTACTTCACCCACCACTACATCCCGGCGCCGCGGACGATCTTCCGCGCGATCCGCAAGTTGCCTCCGGCCTCGACGCTCCTCCTACCCCTGGACGGAGGGGAGCCGGTGATCTCCCGCTACTGGCGGCTCCGCTTCGCACCCGACGACGCCGTGGGCGAGCGGGAGTGGATCGCGCGGCTCCGCGCCCACCTGACGGATGCCGTCGAGAGCCACATGGTGAGTGATGTGCCCATCGGGGCCTTCCTCAGCGGCGGCATGGACTCGAGCACCGTCGTGGCGCTCATGGCGCGGGCCTCGTCCCGTCCCATCCGGACCTTCTCCATCGGGTTCGACGAGGCGGACTTCGACGAGCTGGGCTTCGCCCGCCAGCTCGCCGCACACTACGGCACCGATCACTACGAGATGGTCGTCAAGCCCAGCGCGCTGGAGGTGCTGCCGCGCCTGGCCTGGCAGCTCGACGAGCCCTTCGCCGACTCCTCCGCCATCCCGACCTACTACGTGTCGAAGATCACGCGTGAGCACGTGACCGTCGCGCTGTCGGGAGATGGCGGGGACGAGAGCTTCGCCGGCTACCGGCGTTACGCCCGCGCCCAGGCGCTCCACGAGCGGCTGGATCGGGGGCTCCTGGCCGGGACCCGTCCCGCGCTCCGGCTGCTCTCCCGGCTGATGCCGGCTGGCGCCCGGGGGCAGGGGTATGCGGGGCTCCTGGGCGCCGGGCCGGTGGACCGGTACTTCCGCCTCATCACCGGCCAGCGCCGCGAGACGCTGCGCCGCCTCCTCGCCGACGAGCTGGCCCCGGTGGCCGACGGCGCCACGGATCCAGCCCCGTTCCGGCGGCTCGCGGCCGACAGCGGCGCCAGGGACTACGTCTCCGCGCTCCAGTGGATCGACATCGAGACCTATCTGCCCGACGACATCCTGACCAAGGTGGATCGGACCAGCATGCTGGTCTCGCTGGAGTCGCGGGTCCCGCTGCTCGACCACAGGCTCATGGAGTTCGTGGGAACGATCCCGCTCTCACTGAAGCTCCGGCAGGGCGCCGGCAAGTATATTCTGAAGCAGGCCATGGCCGGTCTCCTGCCCCCGGACATCCTCACGCGGAGGAAAATGGGGTTCGGGGTGCCGCTCGGCTCCTGGTTCAGGAACGAGCTGCGGGAGATGACCCGGGACCTCCTGCTCTCCCCGCGGGCGCGCCAGCGGGGCCTGGTCCGGCCGGCTGCCGTGGAGGAGCTGCTGAGGATCCACGACGGAGGCCGGGACTGCTCGCCGCGGCTGTGGGCACTCCTGTCGCTCGAGCTCTGGTGCCGCGAGTGGCTGGACCGGCCGCCGGCTCGGACGGCCGGGGAGACGCCTTGA
- the asnB gene encoding asparagine synthase (glutamine-hydrolyzing) produces MCGIAGLVFSDPGHPVDRALLGRMTTVLSHRGPDADGYHMGAGVGLGHRRLSIIDLRTGDQPIYNETRSVAVVFNGEIYNYRELASGLEARGHHFATHSDTETIVHAYEEHGVRCVDRFRGMFAFALWDEPRRRLVLARDRAGKKPLYYHADAERLAFASEIKALREDPSIKRRVSLEALSDYLSLGAIPAPGTVFEGIRQLPPAHLLVWEAGRIRIEEYWDVAFQIRPRPEAEALEELDGLLDEAVKLRLVSDVPLGAFLSGGVDSSSVVASMARQSSRPVITTTVGFAEASHSELGHARAVATAVGSEHHELLVRPRAVEDLPQLVWHLDQPFADSSALPTYYVSRATRERVTVALSGDGGDELFAGYQRRYGVHRLENRLRGLVPGPIRRGLLAPLGRLYPQWQRLPRPLRFKLVLMNLGRSFERAYFNDLSLFREHEKAALLTPEFVRQLGSHDSFEAFGRRFERVRDADPLTRILYVDFKTWLADDILVKVDRMSMACSLEVRAPLLDHRIIEFAATLPPELKYRGPISKYLLKRHLERRLPAAPVHRQKQGFTLPLAAWLRGELRELARDLLLSPRTEQRGYLRAEAVQGIWRSHQQGTRDHSAQIWALMALELWHRAYVDTP; encoded by the coding sequence GTGTGCGGCATCGCCGGGCTGGTCTTCAGCGATCCCGGGCATCCGGTGGACCGCGCCCTGCTCGGCCGGATGACGACCGTCCTCTCCCACCGCGGCCCCGATGCCGACGGCTACCACATGGGGGCGGGCGTCGGACTCGGTCACCGCCGGCTCAGCATCATCGACCTGCGGACGGGGGATCAGCCCATCTACAACGAGACCCGATCCGTGGCGGTGGTCTTCAACGGCGAGATCTACAATTACAGGGAGCTGGCCTCCGGGCTCGAGGCGCGGGGCCACCACTTCGCCACGCACTCGGACACGGAGACGATCGTGCACGCCTACGAGGAGCACGGGGTCCGCTGCGTCGACCGGTTCCGCGGCATGTTCGCCTTCGCGCTCTGGGACGAGCCCCGGCGGCGCCTCGTGCTGGCCCGGGACCGCGCCGGCAAGAAGCCACTCTACTACCACGCCGATGCCGAGCGTCTGGCCTTCGCCTCCGAGATCAAGGCCCTCCGGGAGGATCCGAGCATCAAGCGGCGGGTGAGCCTCGAGGCGCTGAGCGACTACCTGAGCCTCGGGGCCATCCCCGCCCCCGGCACGGTCTTCGAGGGGATCCGGCAGCTGCCGCCGGCCCATCTCCTCGTCTGGGAGGCCGGGCGCATCCGCATCGAGGAATACTGGGACGTGGCCTTCCAGATCCGCCCGCGGCCGGAGGCGGAGGCCCTGGAGGAGCTGGACGGGCTCCTCGACGAGGCGGTGAAGCTGCGGCTGGTTTCCGATGTCCCGCTGGGCGCCTTTCTCAGCGGCGGGGTGGACTCATCATCCGTCGTCGCCTCGATGGCGCGGCAGTCCTCCCGCCCCGTCATCACCACCACCGTCGGGTTCGCCGAGGCGAGCCACAGCGAGCTCGGGCATGCCCGGGCCGTGGCGACGGCCGTGGGCAGCGAGCATCACGAGCTGCTGGTGCGCCCCCGCGCGGTGGAGGACCTGCCGCAGCTCGTCTGGCATCTCGACCAGCCCTTCGCCGACTCCTCCGCCCTGCCCACCTACTACGTCTCCCGCGCCACCCGCGAGCGCGTCACGGTGGCCCTGTCGGGAGACGGCGGCGACGAGCTGTTCGCGGGCTACCAGCGGCGCTACGGCGTCCATCGGCTCGAGAACCGGCTGCGGGGCCTGGTCCCGGGGCCGATCCGCCGCGGCCTCCTGGCCCCCCTGGGGCGGCTCTACCCGCAGTGGCAGCGCCTCCCGCGGCCGCTGCGATTCAAGCTCGTGCTCATGAATCTTGGGCGCTCGTTCGAGCGCGCCTACTTCAACGACCTGTCGCTGTTCCGGGAGCACGAGAAGGCGGCCCTGCTCACCCCCGAGTTCGTCCGCCAGCTGGGCTCCCACGACTCCTTCGAGGCCTTCGGACGGCGGTTCGAGCGCGTCCGGGACGCCGATCCCCTCACGCGGATCCTGTACGTGGACTTCAAGACGTGGCTGGCCGACGACATCCTGGTCAAGGTGGACCGGATGAGCATGGCCTGCTCGCTCGAGGTGCGCGCCCCGCTCCTGGACCACAGGATCATCGAGTTCGCTGCCACCCTCCCTCCCGAGCTGAAATACCGGGGCCCGATCTCCAAGTACCTCCTCAAGCGTCATCTGGAGCGCCGGCTGCCGGCGGCGCCAGTGCACCGGCAGAAGCAGGGGTTCACCCTGCCGCTGGCGGCCTGGCTCCGGGGGGAGCTGCGCGAGCTGGCCCGCGATCTTCTCCTGTCCCCGCGGACGGAGCAGCGCGGCTACCTGAGGGCGGAGGCCGTGCAGGGGATCTGGCGGTCGCACCAGCAGGGCACCCGCGACCACTCGGCCCAGATCTGGGCGCTGATGGCCCTCGAGCTGTGGCACCGGGCGTACGTGGACACGCCATGA
- a CDS encoding class I SAM-dependent methyltransferase — protein sequence MSSFERQWRGRFERFATRHGEEHQVSGWSAVGLRRRVALFQQLLDGGLFHPGARLLELGCGAGTYVRLLAKRGHPVVGLDYSLPSLERSLASDSGGLGRYVAGEAYALPFASGSFEGLLCIGVLQALTRPEEALREMLRVLGPGGRLLVETLNPWSPLALTRRMRSRLTGEPLRLHYGAPRGIERALGATGARALSRISLLLPPRSLPGLADPLGTPWVAAAVKAVPGMRHLAPHAFWIVGERS from the coding sequence ATGAGCAGCTTCGAGCGGCAGTGGCGGGGCCGCTTCGAGCGCTTCGCCACGCGCCACGGGGAGGAGCACCAGGTGTCGGGCTGGTCGGCCGTGGGGCTCCGGCGCCGCGTCGCCCTCTTCCAGCAGCTCCTCGACGGGGGGCTCTTCCACCCCGGCGCGCGCCTCCTCGAGCTGGGCTGCGGCGCGGGCACCTACGTGCGCCTCCTGGCCAAGCGCGGCCATCCCGTCGTCGGCCTCGACTACTCGCTGCCGAGCCTCGAGCGGTCCCTGGCCTCCGATTCCGGTGGGCTCGGCCGCTACGTCGCCGGTGAGGCCTATGCCCTGCCCTTCGCCAGCGGGAGCTTCGAGGGCCTGCTCTGCATCGGCGTCCTGCAGGCGCTCACGCGGCCCGAGGAGGCGCTCCGCGAGATGCTGAGGGTGCTCGGGCCTGGCGGGCGGCTGCTGGTGGAGACCCTGAACCCCTGGAGCCCGCTGGCGCTGACCCGGCGGATGCGCAGCCGGCTCACGGGTGAACCGCTCCGCCTCCATTACGGCGCCCCCCGCGGGATCGAGAGGGCCCTCGGCGCCACGGGGGCGAGGGCGCTCAGCCGGATCAGCCTGCTCCTGCCGCCCCGGTCGCTTCCGGGCCTGGCCGACCCGCTGGGCACGCCCTGGGTCGCCGCCGCCGTGAAGGCAGTGCCCGGCATGCGGCACCTGGCGCCCCACGCCTTCTGGATCGTCGGAGAACGGTCGTGA